One segment of Vidua macroura isolate BioBank_ID:100142 chromosome 24, ASM2450914v1, whole genome shotgun sequence DNA contains the following:
- the RPS10 gene encoding 40S ribosomal protein S10: MLMPKKNRIAIYELLFKEGVMVAKKDVHMPKHPELVDKNVPNLHVMKAMQSLKSRGYVKEQFAWRHFYWYLTNEGIQYLRDYLHLPPEIVPATLRRSRPETGRPRPKGLEGERPARLTRGEADRDTYRRSAVPPGADKKAEAGAGAATEFQFRGGFGRGRGQPPQ, encoded by the exons ATGTTGATGCCCAAGAAGAACCGAATCGCCATCTACGAGCTGCTGTTCAAGGAGGGCGTGATGGTGGCCAAGAAGGACGTGCACATGCCCAAGCACCCCGAGCTGGTGGACAAGAACGTGCCCAACCTGCACGTCATGAAAGCCATGCAg TCCCTCAAGTCCCGAGGGTACGTGAAGGAGCAGTTTGCCTGGAGACACTTCTACTGGTACCTGACCAACGAGGGCATCCAGTACCTGCGGGATTATCTGCACCTGCCCCCCGAGATCGTCCCGGCCACGCTGCGCCGGAGCCGCCCCGAGACCGGCAGACCCCGGCCCAAAg GTCTGGAGGGCGAGCGCCCGGCGCGGCTCACGCGGGGCGAGGCTGACCGGGACACGTACCGCCGCAGCGCCGTGCCAC ctggtgctgaCAAGAAGGCTgaggctggtgctggagcagccacgGAATTCCAGTTT AGAGGTGGATTCGGTCGTGGACGTGGTCAGCCCCCGCAGTAG
- the PACSIN1 gene encoding protein kinase C and casein kinase substrate in neurons protein 1, whose translation MSGSYDESASAAEETTDSFWEVGNYKRTVKRIDDGHRLCNDLMNCVHERAKIEKSYAQQLTDWSKRWRQLIEKGPQYGSLEKAWAAIMTEADKVSELHQEVKNSLLNDDFEKVKNWQKDAYHKQIMGGFKEAKEAEDGFRKAQKPWAKKLKELETAKKAYHLACKEEKLAMTREANSKADQSNTPEQQKKLQDKVEKCKQDVQKTQEKYEKVLDELNKCTPQYIESMEQVFEQCQQFEEKRLNFLKEMLLDIKRHLNLAESSSYANVYRELEQTIRMSDAQEDLRWFRSTSGPGMPMNWPQFEEWNPDLTHTITRKEKQKKGEGVALTNASSAGDTGAQAGERGSVSSHDRGQTYSAEWSDDEGSNSFNTSEANGGANPFDEESAGKGVRVRALYDYDGQEQDELSFKAGDELTKLGEEDEQGWCKGRLDNGQLGLYPANYVEAI comes from the exons ATGTCGGGTTCCTATGACGAGTCGGCATCGGCCGCCGAGGAAACAACCGACAGCTTCTGGGAG GTGGGGAACTACAAGCGCACGGTGAAGCGGATCGACGATGGACACCGGCTCTGCAATGACCTCATGAACTGCGTGCACGAGCGGGCCAAGATCGAGAAGTCCTACGCCCAGCAGCTCACCGACTGGTCCAAGCGGTGGAGGCAGCTCATCGAGAAAG GTCCCCAGTatggcagcctggagaaggcgTGGGCCGCGATCATGACGGAGGCGGACAAGGTGAGCGAGCTGCACCAGGAGGTGAAGAACAGCCTCCTGAACGACGACTTCGAGAAGGTCAAGAACTGGCAGAAGGACGCCTACCACAAGCAGATCATGGGGGGCTTCAAGGAGGCCAAGGAGGCTGAGGATGGCTTCCGGAAAGCCCAGAAGCCCTGGGCCAAGAAGCTCAAGGAG CTGGAGACAGCCAAGAAAGCCTATCACCTGGCATGCAAGGAGGAGAAGCTGGCCATGACCCGCGAAGCCAACAGCAAGGCGGATCAGTCCAAcactccagagcagcagaagaagctccAGGACAAAGTGGAAAAGTGCAAGCAAGACGTGCAGAAG ACTCAGGAGAAGTACGAGAAGGTGCTGGACGAGCTGAACAAGTGCACCCCGCAGTACATCGAGAGCATGGAGCAGGTCTTCGAGCAGTGCCAGCAGTTCGAGGAGAAGAGGCTCAACTTCCTCAAGGAAATGCTCCTGGACATCAAGCGGCACCTGAACCTGGCCGAGAGCAGCAG CTACGCCAACGTGTACCGGGAGCTGGAGCAGACCATCCGCATGTCGGACGCACAGGAGGACCTCCGGTGGTTCCGCAGCACCAGCGGCCCCGGGATGCCCATGAACTGGCCCCAGTTTGAG GAGTGGAACCCGGACCTGACGCACACGATAACGcggaaggagaagcagaagaaggGCGAGGGGGTGGCCCTGACCAACGCCAGCAGCGCGGGCGACACGGGGGCTCAGGCGGGCGAGCGCGGGAG CGTGAGCAGCCACGACCGCGGGCAGACCTACAGCGCCGAGTGGTCCGATGACGAGGGCAGCAACTCCTTCAACACCAGCGAGGCCAACGGCGGCGCCAACCCCTTCGACGAGGAGTCGGCGGGGAAGGGCGTGAGGGTGCGGGCTCTGTACGACTACGACgggcaggagcaggatgagcTCAGCTTCAAAGCAG GTGATGAACTAACCAAACTCGGTGAGGAAGACGAGCAGGGGTGGTGCAAAGGGCGCTTGGACAACGGGCAGCTGGGGCTGTACCCCGCCAACTACGTGGAGGCAATCTAA